In one Legionella clemsonensis genomic region, the following are encoded:
- a CDS encoding peptide MFS transporter, producing the protein MTNAQIKHPPSLGIFFATEMWERYGFYVVQTLLALYLAFYFKWKDERVYTLVGTFTALTYLSPVIGGWIADHLLGQKKAILTGAVFLFVSYLSLFVLTSDNALSAALAGIAVGTGLLKPNISSLLGNEYPDNSSRRESGFTIFYMGITTGIILGTTLPSQLYYYFGWSVAFASAAFGMVIAFTVFVYGIRRYQIADYHPSELTIPKIIKAFFLLFGLWSIAYVILHNPVLADTAFGAVIALSLLYLIDVVKRESPKQAKQTIVIGLLCVISVMFWAFYFQMFLSLTLFISRVVEPKLFGILFPPPYYVSIQSIGMILFGYFISRRPQINATHSGITTGNKFMLAMIFITLAYLLITLVSKSSHGTALLSPLYFIPAYLLISIAELLLSPVGLAAITVLASRKKVSTMMGIFFVSLGIGAFLSGKLANLTAIKPETLSVLQLKAHYSHTFTLLLFILLGATCLCFILNRTIKTLLNNYDASAEVSV; encoded by the coding sequence GTGACCAATGCACAAATAAAACACCCACCCTCTCTTGGTATTTTTTTTGCCACCGAAATGTGGGAGAGATATGGTTTTTATGTCGTCCAAACTTTGTTAGCACTCTACCTTGCCTTTTATTTTAAATGGAAAGATGAGCGAGTTTACACTCTGGTGGGAACATTTACTGCATTAACCTATCTCTCACCCGTTATAGGCGGCTGGATAGCCGACCATTTACTCGGACAAAAAAAGGCGATTTTAACCGGCGCTGTCTTCTTGTTTGTTAGTTATTTATCACTTTTTGTATTAACTTCGGATAATGCGCTTTCTGCAGCCCTTGCAGGCATTGCAGTAGGGACAGGGTTACTAAAACCAAATATCTCATCATTGTTGGGAAATGAATATCCTGATAATTCTTCTCGACGTGAAAGTGGCTTTACTATTTTTTATATGGGCATAACTACAGGTATTATCTTGGGAACAACATTGCCCAGCCAATTGTACTATTATTTTGGATGGTCAGTTGCATTTGCAAGCGCTGCTTTCGGCATGGTCATTGCATTTACCGTTTTTGTTTATGGCATTCGTCGGTATCAGATTGCTGATTATCATCCCTCTGAACTCACTATTCCTAAAATTATCAAAGCCTTCTTTCTTTTATTTGGACTATGGTCAATTGCCTATGTCATTCTCCATAATCCAGTATTGGCTGATACAGCATTCGGTGCAGTGATTGCTTTATCTCTTCTTTACTTAATCGATGTTGTAAAACGAGAATCACCAAAACAAGCAAAACAAACAATAGTCATTGGATTGTTATGTGTAATTTCAGTCATGTTTTGGGCATTTTATTTCCAAATGTTTTTATCATTAACTCTCTTTATTTCAAGGGTCGTAGAGCCAAAATTATTTGGAATATTATTTCCCCCTCCTTATTATGTGAGCATCCAAAGTATCGGTATGATTCTATTTGGTTATTTTATTTCACGGCGACCACAGATCAATGCAACTCACAGCGGAATCACCACCGGCAATAAATTCATGCTGGCGATGATTTTCATTACGTTGGCTTATTTGTTAATTACACTAGTTTCCAAAAGTAGCCACGGAACAGCTCTATTATCTCCACTGTATTTTATTCCAGCTTATTTATTAATCTCTATTGCGGAATTATTATTATCACCGGTAGGATTGGCAGCCATTACCGTACTCGCCAGCCGGAAAAAAGTGAGTACCATGATGGGAATTTTTTTCGTATCCCTGGGGATTGGCGCATTTCTATCCGGAAAACTTGCTAATTTAACTGCAATAAAACCGGAAACACTCTCAGTACTCCAATTAAAAGCGCATTATAGTCATACATTTACTCTTCTTTTATTTATACTGCTAGGAGCTACTTGTCTTTGTTTTATTCTAAATCGTACGATTAAAACATTATTAAATAATTATGACGCATCTGCTGAAGTTTCTGTATAA
- the hutU gene encoding urocanate hydratase translates to MNKSNKRSISAKKGLQLEAKSWLTEAPLRMLCNNLDPDVAEDPDSLVVYGGIGRAARNWPSFDKIVAVLKQLEANQTLLIQSGKPVGVFTTHEDAPRVLIANSNLVPRWASWEHFNELDKKGLMMYGQMTAGSWIYIGSQGIIQGTYETFGACAKKHYQGELAGEWILTAGLGGMGGAQPLAAVMAGASMLAVECDKARIEKRLKTRYLDKYTQNLDEALSWIEKSCQKKTPLSVGLLGNAAEIYPELIKRNIKPSLVTDQTSAHDPLNGYLPLGWTLEQAEELRKTAPEKVVTAAKKSMAVQVEAMLAFQKLGIPVFDYGNNIRQMAYEEGVSEAFTIPGFVPTYIRPLFCEGIGPFRWVALSGDPEDIYATDEKVKRLMPEDKHLHRWLEMARNKIAFQGLPARICWVGLKDRARLALAFNEMVKNKEVKAPIVIGRDHLDSGSVASPNRETEAMLDGSDAVSDWPLLNALLNCASGATWVSIHHGGGVGLGFSQHAGMVIVADGTDKAAERLKRVLHNDPATGVMRHADAGYELAKQCAKANNLWLPMESIGGPL, encoded by the coding sequence ATGAACAAAAGTAACAAACGCTCTATTTCAGCGAAAAAAGGACTGCAGTTGGAGGCAAAAAGTTGGCTTACTGAAGCTCCGTTACGCATGCTGTGCAATAACTTGGATCCAGACGTTGCCGAAGATCCTGATTCCCTGGTTGTTTATGGGGGCATCGGCCGCGCTGCACGCAATTGGCCTTCTTTTGACAAAATTGTAGCTGTTCTAAAACAACTTGAGGCGAATCAAACGCTTCTGATTCAATCGGGCAAGCCGGTAGGTGTGTTTACGACTCATGAAGACGCTCCTCGTGTACTCATTGCTAATTCCAATCTGGTGCCGCGTTGGGCCAGCTGGGAGCATTTTAATGAACTCGATAAAAAAGGCTTAATGATGTATGGCCAGATGACTGCTGGTAGTTGGATCTATATTGGTTCCCAAGGGATTATTCAAGGGACTTATGAAACGTTTGGTGCCTGTGCGAAAAAACATTATCAGGGAGAGTTGGCTGGAGAGTGGATATTAACTGCTGGCCTTGGAGGCATGGGAGGCGCTCAACCTCTGGCTGCGGTTATGGCTGGTGCAAGCATGCTTGCCGTAGAATGTGACAAAGCACGCATTGAGAAGCGTCTGAAAACACGATACCTCGATAAATATACCCAAAATCTTGATGAGGCCTTGAGCTGGATTGAGAAGTCTTGCCAGAAAAAAACACCGTTGTCGGTTGGGTTACTGGGCAATGCAGCTGAAATTTATCCTGAGTTAATTAAGCGCAATATAAAACCCTCTCTGGTGACTGATCAGACTAGCGCTCATGATCCTTTAAATGGCTATTTACCCTTGGGATGGACTTTAGAACAAGCCGAAGAGTTGCGAAAAACAGCACCAGAAAAGGTTGTTACTGCAGCAAAAAAATCGATGGCGGTGCAGGTCGAAGCAATGCTTGCTTTTCAAAAACTAGGTATTCCCGTGTTTGATTATGGGAATAATATTCGTCAAATGGCTTATGAAGAAGGTGTCAGTGAGGCGTTTACTATTCCAGGATTTGTACCCACGTACATTCGTCCACTATTTTGTGAGGGTATAGGTCCTTTCCGATGGGTGGCTTTGTCTGGGGATCCTGAGGACATTTATGCAACAGATGAGAAGGTAAAGCGCTTAATGCCAGAGGATAAGCACTTGCATCGTTGGCTTGAGATGGCTCGAAATAAAATTGCTTTTCAGGGGTTGCCCGCCAGAATTTGCTGGGTGGGCCTGAAAGATCGTGCTCGTTTGGCGTTAGCATTTAATGAAATGGTTAAAAATAAAGAAGTAAAAGCCCCTATTGTCATTGGTCGCGATCATTTGGATTCAGGGTCTGTCGCCAGTCCAAATCGAGAAACAGAGGCAATGTTGGATGGCAGTGATGCAGTTTCTGATTGGCCATTATTGAATGCCTTATTAAACTGTGCGAGCGGGGCTACCTGGGTCAGTATTCACCATGGAGGAGGGGTAGGTTTAGGGTTTTCCCAGCATGCTGGCATGGTGATCGTTGCTGATGGGACAGACAAAGCTGCCGAGAGGCTCAAACGCGTTTTACATAATGATCCTGCAACCGGTGTAATGCGACACGCGGATGCTGGATATGAATTAGCAAAGCAATGTGCTAAAGCGAATAATTTATGGTTGCCTATGGAGTCAATTGGAGGACCACTGTGA